Proteins found in one Triticum aestivum cultivar Chinese Spring chromosome 4D, IWGSC CS RefSeq v2.1, whole genome shotgun sequence genomic segment:
- the LOC123100803 gene encoding uncharacterized protein: protein MLYKIHSHAQIQALQARSDELGHSNDMQVNLVSLESVRIARESYALLCPLIMESRSWACPELDSLSVVAGLSLEIQKLEDDVLPQLMVLEAKLERGALEALLLMKNSAIKLLHLSKCFKEALGLVLDEEDLVSARVEELSIVLKDIAVHVLEYNCNIAWIQVRLPWLVQRVTDVLETPVRFRDSNEY, encoded by the coding sequence ATGCTCTACAAAATCCACTCCCATGCCCAAATCCAAGCCCTGCAGGCCCGCTCCGATGAGCTGGGCCACTCCAATGACATGCAGGTGAATCTTGTCTCTCTGGAGTCGGTGCGCATAGCGCGCGAGTCGTATGCACTCCTCTGCCCGCTGATCATGGAGTCGAGGTCCTGGGCATGCCCGGAGCTGGATTCCCTCTCGGTCGTGGCAGGCTTGTCGCTGGAAATCCAAAAGCTCGAGGATGATGTGTTACCCCAGCTCATGGTTCTGGAGGCCAAGCTGGAACGGGGCGCCCTGGAAGCCCTCCTACTCATGAAGAACTCAGCAATTAAGCTCTTACATCTGAGTAAGTGCTTTAAGGAAGCCTTGGGCTTAGTGCTTGACGAGGAGGATCTGGTCTCAGCCCGAGTCGAAGAGCTGAGCATAGTGCTAAAGGATATTGCTGTTCATGTACTCGAATATAATTGCAACATTGCCTGGATTCAGGTGCGTCTCCCGTGGCTGGTCCAGCGGGTCACCGATGTGTTGGAGACCCCGGTTCGTTTCCGTGATTCTAATGAGTACTGA